The following coding sequences are from one Apodemus sylvaticus chromosome X, mApoSyl1.1, whole genome shotgun sequence window:
- the LOC127675620 gene encoding protein BTG1-like — MIGEICAAATFISKFLCTKGFRNEQQLQTFSQSLQELLVEHYKHHWFPEKPCKGSGYRCIRINHKMDPLVGQAAQQIGLSSRELFRLLPSELTLWVDPYEVSYRIGEDGSICVLYEASPVGGSSQNSTNAQMIDSRISCKEEPLLGRTSPSQNYNMMAVSG, encoded by the coding sequence ATGATTGGCGAGATCTGTGCTGCAGCAACCTTCATCTCCAAGTTCCTCTGCACCAAGGGCTTCAGGAATGAGCAGCAGCTACAGACCTTCAGCCAGAGCCTGCAGGAGCTGCTGGTAGAACACTATAAACACCACTGGTTCCCAGAGAAGCCGTGCAAGGGATCGGGTTACAGGTGTATTCGAATCAACCATAAGATGGATCCCCTGGTCGGTCAGGCAGCCCAGCAGATTGGACTGAGCAGTCGAGAGTTGTTCAGGCTTCTCCCAAGTGAACTCACACTGTGGGTTGACCCCTATGAAGTGTCCTACAGGATTGGAGAGGATGGCTCCATCTGTGTGCTGTATGAAGCCTCGCCAGTGGGAGGTAGCTCTCAAAACAGCACCAATGCACAAATGATAGATAGCAGAATCAGCTGTAAGGAGGAACCTCTTTTGGGCAGAACAAGCCCTTCTCAGAACTACAATATGATGGCTGTATCAGGTTAA